One genomic window of Arachis stenosperma cultivar V10309 chromosome 10, arast.V10309.gnm1.PFL2, whole genome shotgun sequence includes the following:
- the LOC130956957 gene encoding uncharacterized protein LOC130956957, with translation MGQLSKQAPERPPTTLPSDIVPNPKEEYKAIHLRSGKVTGLEAKVSEEPVKKEALEEAKSQEEHSLPRHPDNPFLVDILQYSAKPKAPKYKPKMLYPQRLQKASKDKQFSRFLEAFKKLQINISFAEALEKMPLYAKFMKELLTNKRNWKESETMVLIKECSAIIQKDLSEKMQDPRSFFIPCTIGDITIQRALCDLGVSINFIPLSLMRKLQIDEVKSTRISLQLADHSIKFPLGVIENLVVKVVLFIFPADFVILDMEEDNNACIILGRPFLAT, from the coding sequence ATGGGTCAATTGAGTAAGCAAGCACCTGAGAGGCCTCCTACTACCTTACCCAGTGATATAGTGCCTAATCCAAAGGAAGAGTACAAGGCCATACATTTGAGAAGTGGTAAGGTAACAGGTTTAGAAGCAAAAGTTAGTGAGGAGCCGGTTAAAAAAGAAGCTCTGGAGGAGGCTAAGAGCCAAGAAGAACACTCCCTTCCAAGGCATCCGGATAACCCTTTTCTAGTTGATATTTTGCAATATTCGGCAAAGCCTAAAGCACCTAAGTACAAGCCTAAGATGCTatatcctcagagacttcagAAGGCCTCCAAAGACAAGCAGTTTTCTAGATTTTTAGAGGCTTTCAAGAAGCTTCAAATCAACATTTCTTTTGCAGAGGCCCTTGAGAAAATGCCTCTTTATGCTAAGTTTATGAAGGAGTTGTTGACCAACAAGAGGAATTGGAAGGAGAGTGAAACCATGGTGCTTATAAAAGAATGTAGTGCTATTATTCAGAAGGATCTCTCTGAGAAGATGCAAGATCCTAGAAGCTTTTTTATTCCTTGTACCATTGGTGATATCACTATTCAGAGGGcactatgtgatcttggagttAGCATCAATTTCATCCCACTTTCCTTGATGAGAAAGCTCCAAATTGATGAGGTAAAATCTACTCGTAtttctcttcaacttgctgatcaTTCAATTAAGTTTCCTTTGGGAGTTATTGAGAATTTAGTTGTGAAAGTAGTACTATTTATTTTTCCTGCTGATTTTGTAATACTGGATATGGAAGAGGACAATAATGCTTGTATTATTTTGGGGAGACCCTTTTTAGCTACATGA